One region of Skermanella mucosa genomic DNA includes:
- a CDS encoding ribbon-helix-helix domain-containing protein, whose amino-acid sequence MWTSLTDICRREERSINEIISMIDEKRADTNLTAAIRVFLICYFRDASAFQSLRFAGMAEESDFDVNADPSPDEGLRCGALVNSALDVVGPRRPAASDGN is encoded by the coding sequence ATGTGGACCTCGCTTACCGACATTTGCCGGCGCGAGGAGCGGTCCATCAACGAGATCATCTCGATGATCGACGAGAAGCGGGCCGACACCAATCTCACGGCCGCGATCCGGGTTTTCCTGATCTGCTATTTCCGGGATGCCTCGGCCTTCCAGAGCCTGCGCTTCGCCGGCATGGCGGAGGAGTCGGATTTCGACGTGAACGCTGACCCCTCCCCTGACGAAGGACTCCGGTGCGGCGCCCTGGTAAACTCGGCGCTCGACGTCGTCGGCCCGCGGCGCCCGGCGGCAAGCGACGGCAACTGA
- a CDS encoding RNA pyrophosphohydrolase: MSKADKLPYRPCVGIMLVNAGGKVFVGRRLDTPDAWQMPQGGIDPGETPREAALRELVEEIGTGAAEVVAETAGWLRYDLPPHLIGKVWKGKYRGQEQKWILARFTGTDGDIDLATDHPEFDAWQWVEPDRLADLIVPFKRPIYEAVVAEFRTLLTPLPD; the protein is encoded by the coding sequence ATGAGCAAAGCGGACAAGCTGCCCTACCGCCCCTGCGTCGGCATCATGCTGGTCAATGCAGGCGGCAAGGTCTTCGTCGGCCGGCGGCTCGACACCCCCGACGCTTGGCAGATGCCCCAGGGCGGCATCGATCCCGGCGAAACCCCGCGCGAGGCCGCTCTCCGCGAGCTGGTCGAGGAGATCGGCACCGGAGCCGCCGAGGTCGTCGCCGAGACGGCGGGCTGGCTGCGCTACGACCTGCCGCCCCACCTGATCGGCAAGGTCTGGAAGGGCAAGTACCGCGGGCAGGAGCAGAAATGGATCCTGGCCCGCTTCACCGGAACCGACGGCGACATCGACCTCGCCACCGACCATCCGGAGTTCGACGCCTGGCAGTGGGTCGAACCGGACCGCCTCGCCGACCTGATCGTCCCCTTCAAGCGGCCGATCTACGAGGCGGTGGTGGCGGAGTTCCGGACCCTGCTCACGCCTCTACCGGACTGA
- a CDS encoding murein hydrolase activator EnvC family protein, translating to MRRAALAAAALLGAAGGFGGPSGQPAWAQADPRASQRALTEIERQIEAGRQRDAALARSGEALERELEGLRTRLVQTADEAALLETELTGLEETLRALEAEETAQAGKLDADKASIAELLGGLQRLSRIPPEAMIARPESPVDTLRSALLLRSAVPILRERAEALALSLQRLADLRADLAARRAQAQDARTALAARQDEIAKLVERRQELQQQTEAERRQVADRMARLGNEAQDLRGLIERLEREAEQRRREEQRRKAEALARAKAEREKAEREQAARAAAAAAEREREIAASITPPTPPDRPDGGPGDGASRLPVAGQITTRYGEADKFGVTSRGLTVSARPGAQVVAPSSGSIMFAGPFRGYGLILIVEHPNGYHSLIAGLGRIDTKVGQRVLAGEPLGVMGSPADGDPDLYFELRRNGQPINPQRGLPASDGKGQG from the coding sequence ATGCGGAGGGCGGCATTGGCGGCGGCTGCCCTCCTCGGCGCCGCGGGCGGTTTCGGCGGGCCTTCCGGGCAACCTGCCTGGGCGCAGGCCGACCCCCGCGCGTCCCAGCGCGCGCTGACCGAGATCGAACGACAGATCGAGGCGGGCCGGCAGCGGGACGCGGCGCTCGCCCGCTCGGGCGAGGCGCTGGAGCGGGAGCTGGAAGGCCTCCGCACCCGGCTGGTCCAGACCGCCGACGAAGCCGCCCTGCTGGAAACCGAGCTGACCGGGCTGGAGGAGACGCTCCGCGCCCTGGAGGCGGAGGAGACAGCCCAGGCCGGCAAGCTCGACGCCGACAAGGCCAGCATCGCCGAACTGCTCGGCGGGTTGCAGCGGCTGTCGCGGATCCCGCCCGAAGCCATGATCGCCCGCCCGGAATCGCCGGTCGACACGCTCCGCAGCGCGCTGCTGCTGCGCTCCGCCGTGCCGATCCTGCGCGAACGGGCGGAGGCGCTGGCCCTGTCCCTGCAAAGGCTGGCCGACCTGCGCGCCGACCTGGCGGCCCGCCGCGCCCAGGCGCAGGACGCCCGCACGGCGCTGGCGGCCCGCCAGGACGAAATCGCCAAGCTGGTCGAGCGCCGGCAGGAGCTTCAGCAGCAGACCGAGGCGGAACGCCGGCAGGTCGCGGACCGGATGGCCCGGCTGGGCAACGAGGCGCAGGATCTGCGCGGCCTGATCGAGCGGCTGGAGCGCGAGGCCGAGCAGCGCCGGCGCGAGGAGCAGCGCCGCAAGGCCGAGGCGCTCGCCCGGGCCAAGGCCGAACGGGAGAAGGCGGAGCGCGAGCAGGCCGCCCGCGCGGCGGCCGCCGCCGCGGAGCGGGAGCGCGAGATCGCCGCCTCGATCACGCCGCCGACCCCGCCCGATCGTCCGGACGGCGGGCCAGGGGACGGGGCATCGCGCCTGCCGGTGGCGGGCCAGATCACCACCCGCTACGGCGAGGCGGACAAGTTCGGCGTGACCAGCCGCGGGCTGACGGTCTCGGCCCGGCCGGGCGCCCAGGTGGTGGCACCGTCGTCCGGATCGATCATGTTCGCCGGGCCGTTCCGGGGCTACGGCCTCATCTTGATCGTTGAACATCCGAATGGATACCATAGTCTTATCGCAGGACTGGGCCGTATCGACACCAAGGTCGGCCAGCGCGTGCTGGCGGGCGAACCCTTGGGCGTGATGGGTAGCCCGGCGGACGGCGATCCCGATCTCTATTTCGAGCTGCGACGGAACGGCCAACCCATCAACCCGCAGCGCGGCCTCCCCGCTTCCGATGGGAAAGGACAAGGTTAG
- a CDS encoding CHAP domain-containing protein, with the protein MPFLRLTTSGVAAVLFSLTALSLSGPALAGYVNCVQFVRQAGAIELSGNAWMWWPHAKGRYETGQHPHRDAVMVFRRTKAMPFGHVALVRHVLDSRTIVVEHANWAPRGGAKGRISRDLVRDVSPGNDWTAVRVMYRPTGSYGKVYPADGFIHPNPPDSFAAPIIEP; encoded by the coding sequence ATGCCTTTTCTCCGGTTGACGACGTCGGGAGTTGCCGCGGTTCTATTCTCTCTGACGGCCCTGTCGCTGTCCGGACCGGCCTTGGCCGGTTACGTGAACTGCGTCCAGTTCGTCAGGCAAGCGGGCGCGATCGAACTCTCGGGCAATGCCTGGATGTGGTGGCCCCACGCCAAGGGGCGATACGAAACGGGACAGCATCCCCACCGTGACGCCGTGATGGTCTTCCGGCGGACCAAGGCGATGCCGTTCGGCCACGTGGCCCTGGTAAGACATGTGCTGGATTCGCGCACGATCGTGGTGGAGCACGCCAACTGGGCGCCGCGCGGCGGTGCCAAGGGCCGGATCTCGCGGGACCTGGTCCGGGACGTCTCCCCCGGCAACGACTGGACGGCGGTACGGGTCATGTACCGGCCGACGGGAAGCTACGGAAAGGTGTACCCCGCCGATGGCTTCATCCACCCCAATCCGCCCGACTCCTTCGCCGCTCCGATCATCGAGCCCTGA
- a CDS encoding transglutaminase family protein, producing MTVLNVKHVTVYRYSAPVSFGEHRLMFRPRDSHDMRLLETRMMISPPPTDIRWMHDVFGNSIAIASFDQTATELRFESFIRLDHFGLSNPDFPIEDYAKTYPFSYSAAEIPDLGRTTERHFPDPDHLVDEWAKQFIRTDGPTETQEMLVAMTGTIKESFTYKARVAVGTQSPAETLESRSGTCRDFALLMMEAARTLGFAARFVSGYLYDPAVDGDPESRVGGGATHAWVQIYLPGAGWVEFDPTNGIVGGAGLIRVAVTRDPAQAVPLTGDWFGEAEDFLGMEVEVTVTSE from the coding sequence ATGACCGTCCTGAACGTAAAGCACGTGACCGTATACCGCTACTCGGCGCCGGTGAGCTTCGGGGAGCACCGCCTGATGTTCAGGCCGCGCGACAGTCACGACATGCGGCTGCTCGAAACCAGGATGATGATCAGCCCACCGCCGACCGACATCCGCTGGATGCACGACGTTTTCGGCAACTCGATCGCCATCGCCTCCTTCGACCAGACCGCGACCGAACTGCGGTTCGAGAGCTTCATCCGGCTTGACCATTTCGGCCTTTCCAATCCCGACTTCCCGATCGAGGACTACGCGAAGACCTATCCTTTCTCCTACTCGGCCGCGGAGATCCCGGATCTCGGGCGCACGACGGAGCGGCATTTCCCCGATCCGGACCATCTGGTCGACGAATGGGCCAAGCAGTTCATCCGGACCGACGGCCCGACGGAGACCCAGGAGATGCTGGTCGCCATGACCGGCACCATCAAGGAAAGCTTCACCTATAAGGCGCGGGTCGCCGTCGGGACCCAGAGCCCGGCGGAGACCCTGGAGTCGCGGTCCGGCACCTGCCGCGACTTCGCCCTCCTGATGATGGAGGCGGCCCGCACGCTGGGCTTCGCCGCCCGCTTCGTTTCCGGATATCTCTACGACCCGGCGGTCGACGGCGATCCCGAGAGCCGCGTCGGCGGCGGGGCCACCCATGCCTGGGTCCAGATCTACCTGCCGGGTGCCGGATGGGTCGAGTTCGACCCGACCAACGGCATCGTGGGCGGCGCCGGCCTTATCCGCGTCGCCGTCACCCGCGACCCCGCCCAGGCGGTTCCCCTGACCGGCGACTGGTTCGGCGAGGCGGAGGACTTCCTGGGCATGGAGGTCGAGGTGACGGTCACCTCCGAGTAG
- a CDS encoding S41 family peptidase, giving the protein MMKTISAAALAGILFLAPACAIAETNTSETYRQLNLFGDVFERVRSEYVEPVTDEQLIETAINGMLTSLDPHSSYLNRKSFQDMQVQTRGEFGGLGIEVTMENGLIKVVSPIDETPAFRAGLQPGDLITHLDGEAISGMSLADAVEKMRGPVGSDIKVTIRRGEGSEPFDVSITRDTIKIQSVRYREEGDVGYIRITTFNEQTQMGLERAVERLEKDLGNKLTGYVIDLRNNPGGLLDQAISVSDSFLDKGEIVSTRGRKPEDGQRYNSKAGDLAKGKPIVVLINGGSASASEIVAGALQDHRRAIVLGTQSFGKGSVQTIIPLPGHGAMRLTTARYYTPSGRSIQALGISPDIEVQPARVEEIQQGLRRRESDLRGALRNDTVTGGQQGQPAPQAAPPTPAPGTPAPATPAPGPGAQGAPQGTQQGENGDAAAAAGANDQFDYQLARALDLIRGVSLFNTRAVN; this is encoded by the coding sequence ATGATGAAAACGATCAGTGCTGCCGCCCTGGCGGGCATATTATTCCTGGCGCCGGCTTGTGCGATCGCCGAGACCAACACCTCGGAAACATACAGGCAGCTCAACCTCTTCGGCGACGTGTTCGAGCGCGTCCGGTCCGAGTATGTGGAGCCGGTCACCGACGAGCAACTGATCGAGACGGCCATCAACGGCATGCTGACCTCGCTGGACCCGCATTCCAGCTACCTGAACCGCAAGAGCTTCCAGGACATGCAGGTGCAGACCCGGGGCGAGTTCGGCGGGCTCGGCATCGAGGTCACCATGGAGAACGGCCTGATCAAGGTCGTCTCGCCGATCGACGAGACGCCGGCCTTCCGCGCCGGTCTCCAGCCGGGCGACCTGATCACGCACCTGGACGGCGAGGCGATCTCCGGCATGAGCCTGGCCGACGCGGTCGAGAAGATGCGCGGGCCCGTCGGCAGCGACATCAAGGTGACGATCCGGCGGGGCGAGGGCTCCGAGCCGTTCGACGTCAGCATCACCCGCGACACCATCAAGATCCAGTCCGTCCGCTACCGCGAGGAGGGGGATGTCGGCTATATCCGCATCACCACCTTCAACGAGCAGACCCAGATGGGCCTGGAGCGGGCGGTCGAACGCCTGGAGAAGGACCTGGGCAACAAGCTGACCGGCTACGTGATCGACCTGCGGAATAACCCGGGCGGGCTGCTCGACCAGGCGATCTCGGTGTCCGACAGCTTCCTGGACAAGGGCGAGATCGTCTCGACCCGGGGCCGCAAGCCGGAGGACGGGCAGCGCTACAATTCCAAGGCGGGCGACCTCGCCAAGGGCAAGCCCATCGTGGTCCTGATCAACGGCGGCTCGGCATCGGCGTCGGAGATCGTCGCCGGCGCGCTCCAGGACCACCGCCGGGCGATCGTGCTGGGCACCCAGTCCTTCGGCAAGGGCTCGGTCCAGACCATCATCCCCCTGCCCGGCCACGGCGCCATGCGCCTGACCACCGCGCGCTACTACACGCCGTCGGGCCGCTCCATCCAGGCGCTCGGCATCAGCCCGGACATCGAGGTCCAGCCCGCGCGGGTCGAAGAGATCCAGCAGGGGCTGCGCCGCCGGGAGTCCGACCTGCGCGGCGCGCTGCGGAACGACACCGTGACCGGCGGCCAGCAGGGGCAGCCCGCTCCCCAGGCGGCTCCGCCCACCCCGGCCCCCGGCACCCCGGCTCCCGCCACGCCGGCACCCGGTCCCGGCGCGCAGGGGGCGCCCCAGGGGACGCAGCAGGGCGAGAACGGCGACGCGGCGGCGGCCGCCGGGGCCAACGACCAGTTCGACTACCAGCTCGCCCGGGCGCTCGACCTGATCCGCGGCGTTTCGCTGTTCAACACCCGCGCCGTCAACTGA
- a CDS encoding phasin family protein, whose product MSQNNFDFGKLFNGQIPNVDVKALIDAQNRNFEAMVKVGRIFADTAQSLIKRQVEIAEANLKDSAESAKAVLAVKDLPATLNMQAELAKTTADKVSAQVRELSEIAAKGGREAYSVISSRTQESVAELKALTVSKAA is encoded by the coding sequence ATGTCCCAGAACAATTTCGACTTCGGCAAGCTGTTCAATGGCCAAATTCCGAATGTCGACGTCAAGGCGCTGATCGATGCGCAGAACCGCAATTTCGAAGCCATGGTCAAGGTCGGCAGGATTTTCGCCGATACGGCCCAGTCCCTGATCAAGCGTCAGGTCGAGATCGCCGAGGCCAACCTGAAGGATTCCGCGGAGAGCGCCAAGGCCGTCCTGGCGGTCAAGGATCTGCCGGCCACCCTGAACATGCAGGCGGAACTGGCGAAGACCACGGCCGACAAGGTCAGCGCGCAGGTCCGCGAACTGTCGGAGATCGCCGCCAAGGGCGGCCGGGAAGCCTATTCGGTCATCAGCTCCCGTACCCAGGAAAGCGTCGCCGAACTGAAGGCGCTGACGGTCTCCAAGGCCGCCTGA
- a CDS encoding TIGR01459 family HAD-type hydrolase yields the protein MHSEETPAAVPLHPGIAALANRYDGYILDLWGVLHNGVEAYPGVIDCLDRLRARGKRVCLLSNAPRRCAGVAEKLAGMGITPDHYDHLMTSGEATHDALADPPDEWHAGLGRRCLHIGPPRDGDVFEGLRIEMVDDPARADFVVNTGIDSFDETIADYEAILKSCADHSLPMVCANPDLVVVVGTKMAICAGMLAQRYEELGGSVRYHGKPHAPVYRRCFDLLGIQDRTRIVAVGDSFRTDVAGANAAGIDALLVTSGIHLEELATAWGEHPDPARLAAAAAASGHTPRGAIPRFHW from the coding sequence ATGCATTCCGAAGAAACTCCCGCGGCGGTCCCGCTCCATCCCGGGATCGCCGCGCTGGCAAACCGCTATGACGGCTACATCCTCGATCTCTGGGGAGTCCTGCACAACGGTGTCGAAGCCTATCCGGGCGTGATCGACTGCCTGGACCGGCTGAGGGCCCGGGGCAAGCGCGTCTGCCTGCTGTCCAACGCGCCGCGCCGCTGCGCCGGCGTCGCGGAGAAGCTGGCCGGCATGGGCATCACGCCGGACCATTACGACCACCTGATGACCTCCGGCGAGGCCACGCACGACGCCTTGGCCGATCCGCCGGACGAGTGGCACGCGGGCCTTGGTCGCCGCTGCCTCCATATCGGGCCGCCGCGCGACGGGGACGTGTTCGAAGGGCTCCGTATCGAGATGGTCGACGATCCGGCGCGGGCGGATTTCGTCGTCAATACCGGCATCGACAGCTTCGACGAGACGATCGCCGACTACGAGGCGATCCTGAAATCCTGCGCCGACCACTCGCTCCCGATGGTCTGCGCCAATCCGGACCTGGTCGTGGTGGTCGGCACGAAGATGGCGATCTGCGCCGGCATGCTGGCCCAGCGCTACGAGGAACTGGGCGGCTCGGTGCGCTATCACGGCAAGCCGCACGCCCCGGTTTACCGGCGCTGCTTCGACCTGCTCGGCATCCAGGACCGGACGAGGATCGTCGCGGTCGGCGACAGCTTCCGGACCGACGTGGCGGGGGCCAACGCCGCCGGGATCGACGCCCTCCTGGTGACCAGCGGCATCCACCTGGAGGAGCTGGCGACCGCCTGGGGCGAGCACCCCGACCCGGCCAGGCTGGCCGCCGCGGCAGCCGCGAGCGGTCATACTCCTCGGGGCGCCATTCCTCGGTTCCACTGGTAA
- a CDS encoding divergent polysaccharide deacetylase family protein produces the protein MATAAKQAPSKDKAPKAKAKVKVAIDIAAIRRAVAQAFAKLKPRRRKAAGPVVDGERTLSTEIDTGVERNLVTRRIRTAALAAKATAKSRNGRRIAAVVAILLPVLLAGGTAAWLVDGAEETERELEAAVPRIVVPVLAPDSGGVIQAEPAKAAPASVNSPYDPVPMVPAPAAGLIEDSPRGPLPRIASDGRTPWQTYARPFFHDDKRPRIALVVGPLGISSNATLRAIEGLPGAVTLAFSSTAGQLGTWVDQARRLGHEVMLDLPAEPADFPRNDPGPGALLVSLDGDRNQQRLLGSLGRVSGYVGVLSLSGTRFTGAPDSVRPMLAEVNRRGLMFLDARAGARSIAAREATRIGLPRAIADTLVDEVPSRSAIEARLRLLEEAARLDGAAVGIAQPYPVTLDQLGEWIKTLEGKGIVLAPITALVNKQADR, from the coding sequence ATGGCAACCGCCGCCAAACAGGCTCCGTCCAAGGACAAGGCTCCCAAGGCCAAAGCCAAGGTCAAGGTCGCCATCGACATCGCCGCCATCCGCCGCGCCGTGGCCCAGGCCTTTGCCAAGCTGAAGCCGCGGCGGCGGAAGGCGGCCGGACCGGTGGTCGACGGCGAACGGACGCTGTCGACCGAGATCGACACCGGCGTCGAGCGCAACCTGGTCACCCGGCGCATCCGGACGGCAGCATTGGCGGCGAAGGCGACGGCGAAGTCGCGCAACGGCCGCCGGATCGCGGCGGTCGTCGCGATCCTTCTTCCCGTCCTGCTGGCCGGCGGGACGGCGGCCTGGCTGGTGGACGGGGCCGAGGAGACCGAGCGGGAACTGGAGGCGGCGGTACCCCGCATCGTCGTTCCCGTCCTGGCGCCGGACAGCGGCGGCGTGATCCAGGCCGAGCCGGCCAAGGCGGCGCCGGCCTCCGTCAACTCGCCCTACGACCCGGTCCCGATGGTGCCGGCGCCGGCGGCCGGACTGATCGAGGACTCGCCGCGCGGTCCGCTGCCCCGGATCGCGTCGGACGGCAGGACGCCGTGGCAAACCTATGCCCGGCCCTTCTTCCACGACGACAAGCGCCCGCGCATCGCCCTGGTGGTCGGTCCGCTGGGGATCTCGTCCAACGCGACGCTGCGGGCGATCGAGGGGCTGCCGGGCGCCGTCACCCTGGCCTTCTCCAGCACCGCCGGGCAGCTCGGCACCTGGGTGGACCAGGCGCGCCGGCTGGGACACGAGGTGATGCTGGACCTGCCGGCCGAACCGGCGGATTTCCCGCGCAACGATCCCGGCCCCGGCGCCCTGCTGGTCTCGCTCGACGGCGACCGCAACCAGCAGAGGCTGCTGGGATCGCTCGGGCGGGTATCCGGCTATGTCGGCGTCCTGTCCCTGTCGGGCACCCGCTTCACGGGCGCCCCCGACAGCGTCCGCCCGATGCTGGCGGAGGTCAACCGGCGCGGCCTGATGTTCCTGGACGCCCGCGCCGGTGCCCGCAGCATCGCCGCGCGGGAGGCGACCCGGATCGGCCTGCCCCGGGCCATCGCCGACACGCTGGTCGACGAGGTTCCCTCCCGGTCCGCGATAGAGGCCCGCCTGCGCCTGCTGGAGGAAGCGGCGCGGCTGGACGGCGCCGCAGTGGGCATCGCCCAGCCCTACCCGGTCACGCTGGACCAGCTCGGCGAATGGATCAAGACGCTGGAGGGGAAAGGCATCGTGCTGGCCCCCATCACGGCACTCGTCAACAAGCAGGCCGACCGGTAA
- a CDS encoding sensor histidine kinase, which yields MSACAPVPRSYRLPGPNRATPAEGGFRAGDLVIPLPSIDPLVHCTRVYDTFADHPEWPGLAVVNRGAVVGMIARPDLYATFAKPLLRDLYERRPISLLMDRLPLVVDADLSLDEVSQRIAHDKPGALVSGFIITEGGEYRGIATALALMGRSVEQARAKNRELDEARKAAEAANSAKSSFLANMSHELRTPLNAVIGFAELIESEVFGPLGNERYAEYAADIRVSGHHLLDLINDLLDLSKAEANRLELSEGRVDVRSIVGSSVRIVAELAQRGGVTLRAEVPAPLPPLWGDERKLRQMVLNLVSNAVKFTPAGGGVTVSAVLTEEGGLAVAVSDTGIGMSPDEQVRAMEPFSQIDNAMNRRQKGTGLGLPLTRRLVELHGGRLRIDSVSGHGTTVTLYFPAERLETRVVSPVEA from the coding sequence ATGTCTGCATGTGCGCCCGTGCCGCGCAGCTACCGCTTGCCAGGACCGAACAGGGCGACGCCCGCGGAAGGCGGCTTCAGGGCCGGGGATCTTGTCATCCCGCTGCCGTCGATCGATCCGCTGGTGCATTGCACGCGGGTCTACGACACCTTCGCCGACCATCCGGAATGGCCGGGGCTGGCCGTGGTGAATCGCGGCGCGGTGGTCGGAATGATCGCCCGGCCGGACCTGTACGCGACCTTCGCCAAGCCGCTGCTGCGCGACCTGTACGAGCGCCGGCCGATTTCCCTCCTCATGGACCGCCTGCCGCTGGTCGTCGACGCCGACCTCAGCCTGGACGAGGTCAGCCAGCGTATCGCCCACGACAAGCCCGGGGCGCTGGTCAGCGGCTTCATCATCACGGAGGGGGGCGAGTATCGCGGGATCGCGACGGCGCTGGCTCTGATGGGCAGGTCGGTCGAGCAGGCGCGGGCCAAGAACCGCGAGCTGGACGAGGCCCGCAAGGCGGCCGAGGCGGCCAACTCCGCCAAGAGCAGCTTCCTGGCGAACATGAGCCATGAGTTGCGCACGCCGCTGAACGCGGTGATCGGGTTCGCCGAGCTGATCGAGTCGGAGGTGTTCGGGCCGCTGGGCAACGAGCGCTATGCGGAATACGCGGCGGATATCCGTGTCAGCGGCCACCATCTGCTCGACCTGATCAACGATCTGCTCGACCTGTCCAAAGCCGAGGCGAACCGGCTGGAACTGAGCGAGGGCAGGGTCGATGTCCGGTCCATCGTGGGGTCCAGCGTCAGGATCGTCGCCGAGCTGGCGCAGCGCGGCGGCGTCACCCTCCGGGCGGAAGTCCCGGCGCCGCTGCCGCCGCTGTGGGGAGACGAGCGCAAGCTGCGCCAGATGGTCCTGAACCTGGTCTCCAATGCGGTCAAGTTCACGCCGGCCGGCGGCGGCGTGACGGTTTCCGCGGTCCTGACCGAGGAGGGCGGGCTGGCCGTCGCCGTCTCGGATACCGGGATCGGGATGAGTCCCGACGAGCAGGTCAGGGCTATGGAGCCGTTCAGCCAGATCGACAACGCCATGAACCGCCGCCAGAAGGGCACGGGGCTGGGACTTCCCCTGACCCGGCGGCTGGTCGAGCTGCATGGCGGCCGGCTGCGCATCGACAGCGTCTCCGGCCATGGCACCACGGTCACCCTCTACTTCCCCGCCGAACGCCTGGAAACGCGCGTGGTCAGTCCGGTAGAGGCGTGA
- the gpmI gene encoding 2,3-bisphosphoglycerate-independent phosphoglycerate mutase — protein sequence MTDTKRPRPVVLCVLDGWGYREDPADNAVAQAHTPVFDRLWQSCPRAFLHASEEDVGLPRGQIGNSEVGHMNLGAGRVVFQDLPMIDKAIAEGELEHNPALNGLIDALKASGGSCHLMGLLSPGGVHSHQSHFTALCKALSAAGVPVVIHGFLDGRDVPPRSAREQVGEFLKSIEGVPGIRFGTIDGRYYAMDRDKRWERVERAYNAMVAAQGLEAPDPLNAIDAAYAADTGDEFVLPTVIDGYTGMKDGDGVLMVNFRADRAREILTALLDPAFKGFDRRNPIRFAAAAGMVEYSAELNQYLSAIFPPKELTNVLGKVVSDAGLTQLRMAETEKYPHVTFFFNGGEEKVYPGEERIMVPSPKVATYDLQPEMSAPELADKAVEAVGTGKFDMLVINFANPDMVGHSGILEAAVKAVEAVDACLGRLVDAVAAQGGALLVTADHGNCEMMRDPVTGGPHTAHTLNLVPLMLVNGPADAAGLADGKLADIAPTMLDLMKLPQPAEMTGRSLIRRDSAGRATDRAVE from the coding sequence ATGACCGATACCAAACGCCCCCGCCCCGTCGTCCTTTGCGTTCTCGATGGCTGGGGCTATCGCGAGGATCCGGCGGACAACGCCGTGGCGCAGGCCCATACCCCCGTGTTCGACCGGCTTTGGCAGTCCTGTCCCCGCGCCTTCCTCCACGCGTCGGAGGAGGATGTCGGATTGCCCAGGGGCCAGATCGGCAACTCCGAGGTCGGCCACATGAATCTCGGCGCCGGGCGGGTCGTGTTCCAGGACCTGCCGATGATCGACAAGGCGATCGCCGAGGGCGAGCTGGAGCATAACCCCGCGCTGAACGGCCTGATCGACGCGCTGAAGGCCTCGGGCGGCTCCTGCCACCTGATGGGCCTGCTGTCCCCCGGCGGCGTCCACAGCCACCAGTCCCATTTCACCGCCCTTTGCAAGGCGCTCAGCGCCGCCGGCGTGCCGGTCGTGATCCACGGCTTCCTGGACGGCCGCGACGTGCCGCCGCGCAGCGCCCGCGAACAGGTCGGCGAGTTCCTGAAGTCGATCGAGGGCGTGCCCGGCATCCGCTTCGGCACCATCGACGGCCGCTACTACGCCATGGACCGCGACAAGCGCTGGGAACGCGTGGAGCGGGCCTACAACGCGATGGTCGCCGCCCAGGGCCTGGAGGCGCCGGACCCGCTGAACGCCATCGACGCCGCCTACGCGGCGGACACCGGCGACGAGTTCGTCCTGCCCACGGTGATCGACGGCTATACCGGCATGAAGGACGGCGACGGCGTCCTGATGGTCAATTTCCGCGCCGACCGCGCGCGGGAGATCCTGACCGCCCTGCTGGACCCCGCCTTCAAGGGCTTCGACCGGCGCAACCCGATCCGGTTCGCCGCCGCCGCCGGCATGGTCGAATATTCGGCCGAGCTGAACCAATATCTGAGCGCGATCTTCCCGCCGAAGGAGCTGACCAACGTCCTGGGCAAGGTCGTGTCCGACGCCGGGCTGACCCAGCTTCGCATGGCCGAGACCGAGAAGTACCCGCACGTGACCTTCTTCTTCAACGGCGGGGAAGAGAAGGTCTATCCGGGCGAGGAGCGCATCATGGTGCCCTCCCCCAAGGTCGCCACATACGACCTCCAGCCCGAGATGTCGGCGCCCGAGCTGGCGGACAAGGCGGTCGAGGCGGTCGGGACCGGCAAGTTCGACATGCTGGTGATCAACTTCGCCAACCCCGACATGGTCGGCCATTCCGGCATCCTGGAAGCCGCGGTCAAGGCCGTCGAGGCGGTGGACGCGTGCCTGGGCCGCCTGGTCGACGCCGTCGCGGCGCAGGGCGGAGCCCTGCTGGTCACCGCCGACCACGGCAACTGCGAGATGATGCGCGACCCGGTCACCGGCGGCCCGCACACCGCCCATACGCTCAACCTGGTGCCGCTGATGCTGGTCAACGGGCCGGCCGACGCGGCGGGGCTGGCCGACGGCAAGCTGGCCGACATCGCGCCCACCATGCTCGACCTGATGAAGCTGCCGCAGCCGGCCGAGATGACCGGACGGTCGCTGATCCGCCGGGACTCGGCGGGCCGCGCGACAGATCGCGCGGTGGAGTAG